In a single window of the Sporichthyaceae bacterium genome:
- a CDS encoding prephenate dehydratase yields the protein MAYQGEPGSNSQLAAAQAWPDHPTAPYPTFEDVFTALIEGDVDRALIPIENSLAGRVADIHHLLPTSGLYMIGEHFLPIQFHLMALPGVTVEKLTSVHSHVHALGQCRKVIRRLGLRPVVAGDTAGAAREIAELGDPSAAALAPEPAAALYGLDILERNVEDETHNTTRFVLLARDPIDVAVDHPEVVTCFVFRVRNIPAALYKALGGFATNAVNMTKLESYMVDGQFSATQFYAEVDGHPKSPPLRRALEELSFFAAELRMLGTFPASPLRRDLVLGG from the coding sequence ATTGCCTATCAGGGTGAGCCCGGCTCCAACTCGCAGTTGGCTGCCGCACAGGCCTGGCCGGACCATCCGACCGCGCCGTACCCCACGTTCGAGGACGTGTTCACCGCGCTGATCGAGGGTGACGTGGACCGGGCGCTGATCCCGATCGAGAACTCGCTGGCGGGCCGGGTGGCCGACATCCACCACCTGCTGCCCACCTCAGGGCTCTACATGATCGGCGAGCACTTCCTGCCCATCCAGTTCCACCTGATGGCGCTGCCGGGCGTCACCGTCGAAAAGCTGACCAGCGTGCACTCGCACGTGCACGCGCTGGGCCAGTGCCGCAAGGTGATCCGGCGTCTGGGCCTGCGCCCGGTGGTCGCCGGGGACACCGCCGGGGCAGCCCGGGAGATCGCCGAACTCGGCGACCCGAGCGCGGCCGCGCTGGCCCCGGAACCGGCCGCGGCGCTGTACGGGCTGGACATCCTGGAGCGCAACGTCGAGGACGAGACGCACAACACCACCCGGTTCGTGCTGCTGGCCCGCGACCCGATCGACGTCGCGGTGGATCACCCGGAGGTGGTGACCTGTTTCGTGTTCCGGGTGCGCAACATCCCGGCAGCGCTGTACAAGGCGCTGGGCGGGTTCGCCACCAACGCGGTGAACATGACCAAGCTCGAGTCCTACATGGTCGACGGGCAGTTCAGCGCCACCCAGTTTTACGCCGAGGTGGACGGCCACCCGAAGAGCCCGCCACTGCGCCGGGCGCTGGAGGAGCTGAGCTTCTTCGCCGCCGAACTGCGCATGCTCGGCACCTTCCCGGCTTCTCCCCTGCGCCGCGACCTCGTGCTCGGCGGGTAA
- a CDS encoding DUF3099 domain-containing protein — MKDARVPRPRRRRGQPPAYDVVTPTPSQEHLENIRRRQKRYYRVMVPCIILVAFGFFVPAPTPIRLVALGIAAVMPPIAAIVGNI, encoded by the coding sequence GTGAAGGACGCCCGGGTACCGCGACCGCGTCGCCGGCGGGGGCAACCGCCGGCGTATGACGTGGTCACGCCGACGCCGAGCCAGGAGCACCTGGAGAACATTCGGCGGCGGCAGAAGCGCTACTACCGGGTCATGGTGCCGTGCATCATCCTGGTGGCGTTCGGCTTCTTTGTGCCGGCTCCCACCCCGATCCGCCTGGTCGCCTTGGGCATCGCCGCGGTCATGCCGCCGATCGCGGCGATCGTCGGCAATATATGA
- a CDS encoding alpha/beta fold hydrolase — MAELTHLHREGSGTPIVLLHGLNGSWRTWRPVIPLLARNHEVLAVTMAGHHGGTAIPAGPVGIEMLADDMEKQLDEAGVKRAHLVGNSLGGWLALELGQRGRGASVVAFAPAGCWTKPRDLARVGRLLKLARRSNKPWVHKLTARPGVRRALFRQAMDRADLVPAEEMTGMFEDLAACTILDGLLENLTSTGSLAKLTMPQDCPVRIAWPIKDRTIPWERYGVPYQALLPNVDLVRLTGAGHVPIYDNPELVARTVLEFTDRIEAAAA; from the coding sequence GTGGCCGAACTGACGCACCTGCATCGCGAGGGCAGCGGCACCCCGATCGTGCTCTTGCACGGGCTGAACGGGTCGTGGCGGACCTGGCGGCCGGTGATCCCGTTGCTGGCGCGCAACCACGAGGTGCTGGCGGTGACCATGGCCGGGCACCATGGCGGGACGGCCATCCCGGCCGGGCCGGTCGGCATCGAGATGCTGGCCGACGACATGGAGAAGCAACTCGACGAGGCGGGCGTCAAGCGCGCCCACCTGGTCGGCAACTCCCTCGGCGGTTGGCTGGCGTTGGAACTCGGCCAGCGCGGCCGGGGCGCGTCTGTGGTCGCGTTCGCGCCGGCCGGTTGCTGGACCAAACCGCGGGACCTGGCCCGGGTGGGCCGGCTGCTCAAGCTGGCCCGGCGCAGCAACAAGCCTTGGGTGCACAAGCTGACCGCCCGTCCCGGGGTGCGCAGGGCGTTGTTCCGCCAGGCGATGGACCGTGCCGACCTGGTCCCGGCCGAGGAGATGACCGGCATGTTCGAAGACCTCGCCGCGTGCACCATCCTCGACGGGCTGCTGGAGAACCTCACCAGCACGGGCTCGCTGGCCAAGCTGACCATGCCGCAGGACTGCCCGGTGCGGATCGCCTGGCCGATCAAGGACCGCACGATTCCCTGGGAGCGCTACGGGGTGCCCTACCAGGCCCTGCTGCCCAACGTGGATCTGGTGCGGCTGACCGGCGCCGGGCACGTGCCGATCTACGACAACCCGGAACTGGTTGCCCGCACCGTGCTGGAGTTCACCGACCGGATCGAGGCGGCCGCGGCCTGA
- a CDS encoding alpha/beta hydrolase — protein sequence MSGLLDTFERRTIRTPDTEIAVRVAGQGPGLLLLHGYPQTGVMWHHIAPRLAERFTTVVPDLRGYGASGKPNGSPGGSLYSKRVMAADQVAVMRELGFEQFALVGHDRGARVGHRLTLDHPDAVVRLAVLDIVPTRHVFRCADEIMARVYFHWFFLSQQFDLPERLIGADPEYFLRWCLSRWSSDEATFHPDAFAEYLHAFVQPDTVHATCEDYRAGAGIDLEHDEADLDQRISCPVLALWGANGFVGRAYDPLAVWRERGTDVRGHSVPGGHFLPEEAPEETLAALLPFLTE from the coding sequence ATGAGCGGGTTGTTGGACACATTCGAGCGGCGCACGATCCGCACCCCGGACACCGAGATCGCGGTGCGGGTGGCGGGCCAGGGACCGGGGTTGTTGTTACTGCACGGGTACCCGCAGACGGGGGTGATGTGGCACCACATCGCTCCGCGGCTGGCCGAGCGGTTCACCACGGTGGTACCCGATCTGCGCGGTTACGGCGCCAGCGGCAAGCCGAACGGATCGCCCGGCGGTTCGCTGTACAGCAAGCGAGTGATGGCGGCCGACCAGGTCGCGGTGATGCGTGAGCTCGGCTTCGAGCAGTTCGCGCTGGTCGGGCACGACCGGGGCGCGCGGGTCGGGCACCGGCTGACGCTGGATCACCCCGACGCGGTGGTGCGCCTGGCGGTGCTGGACATCGTGCCCACCCGACACGTGTTCCGCTGCGCGGACGAGATCATGGCCCGGGTGTACTTCCACTGGTTCTTCCTCAGCCAACAGTTCGATCTGCCGGAGCGGCTGATCGGCGCCGACCCGGAGTACTTCCTGCGCTGGTGCTTGAGCCGGTGGAGCTCGGACGAGGCCACCTTTCACCCGGACGCGTTCGCGGAGTATCTGCACGCGTTCGTGCAGCCGGACACCGTGCACGCCACCTGCGAGGACTACCGGGCCGGGGCCGGCATCGACCTCGAGCACGACGAGGCCGATCTGGACCAGCGCATCAGCTGCCCGGTGCTGGCGTTGTGGGGCGCGAACGGGTTCGTCGGCCGGGCCTACGACCCGCTCGCCGTGTGGCGGGAACGCGGCACCGACGTGCGCGGGCACAGCGTGCCCGGCGGCCATTTCCTGCCGGAGGAAGCACCCGAGGAGACCCTCGCGGCCCTGCTCCCCTTCCTTACGGAGTAG
- a CDS encoding hydantoinase/oxoprolinase family protein gives MSVRVGVDVGGTFTKAIAFDTAVGAVVAQAVVPTTHDHADGVAAGVVQVVTTLAGQVGADRIELVTHSTTQAVNALLEGDVACVGMIGMSTGAERRKARKRTVDVRIQLAAGRTLPLVSEFLDVATLDEQTAAAAVTRLVGAGAKAIAVAEAFAPDDTTNEAMVAAMALRQGLPATTSAELTGLYGLELRAVTAAINASVLPIALRTAEVVGSGVSAAGIGGPVMVMRGDGGATDLSGFRQAPARTLYSGPAASVAGALRSTRISDAVIVEVGGTSTNVAAVRRGRPALSYVQVASHATALRALDVRVLGVAGGSLLRAKTKGRKGVYGVGPRSAHIAGLPYVCFLTPMELDGASAELIAPRAGDPADYLVLRLADGRRAALTNTCAANALQVTHPGDYAAGNAEAAVAGFTAAGRFLGLPGAEVALRMLRASTDALCELVTQVITAHHLDSPALVAVGGGAGGLGRAVARAMALDLVLPANAEVISAVGDALSLIRAERERTFATDDPGSLAALVAEVEDEAVRAGAGAGSLDVRVEHLAERGAVRVTATGSVALLSGAMPGRPPADPTEAAAVALDRGYPQARQVGQFWVCHGGSSTERMAVLDQFADLVIDVRGELLSSAAVHAPEPGAGVADVFARGIKRMGPVTITPDVWLISGSRLLQVPVTDPAQVAPTVLALCPPGADFTVIVGRE, from the coding sequence ATGAGCGTTCGAGTCGGGGTGGACGTCGGGGGCACGTTCACCAAAGCCATCGCGTTCGACACCGCCGTGGGTGCCGTCGTCGCGCAGGCGGTGGTGCCGACCACCCATGACCACGCCGACGGCGTTGCCGCCGGGGTGGTGCAGGTGGTGACCACGCTGGCCGGGCAGGTCGGCGCGGACCGCATCGAACTGGTTACCCACTCCACCACGCAGGCGGTGAACGCGCTGCTGGAGGGCGACGTGGCCTGCGTCGGCATGATCGGCATGAGCACCGGCGCGGAACGGCGCAAGGCACGCAAGCGCACGGTGGACGTGCGCATCCAACTCGCCGCCGGGCGCACGCTGCCACTGGTCAGCGAGTTCCTCGACGTCGCCACCTTGGACGAGCAGACCGCGGCAGCCGCGGTGACCCGGCTGGTCGGGGCGGGTGCGAAGGCGATCGCGGTTGCGGAGGCGTTCGCCCCGGACGACACCACCAACGAGGCCATGGTCGCCGCCATGGCGTTGCGGCAGGGCCTGCCCGCGACCACCTCCGCGGAACTCACCGGTCTGTATGGGCTGGAGTTGCGCGCGGTCACCGCGGCCATCAACGCCTCGGTGCTGCCGATCGCGCTGCGCACCGCCGAGGTGGTCGGCTCCGGGGTGTCCGCCGCGGGTATCGGTGGGCCGGTGATGGTGATGCGCGGCGACGGCGGGGCCACCGACCTGTCCGGGTTCCGGCAAGCACCGGCCCGCACGCTGTACTCCGGGCCGGCCGCCTCGGTGGCCGGCGCACTGCGCTCCACCCGCATTTCTGATGCGGTAATCGTCGAGGTCGGCGGCACCTCCACCAACGTGGCCGCCGTGCGGCGCGGCCGACCGGCGCTGTCCTACGTGCAGGTGGCCAGTCACGCCACCGCGTTGCGCGCACTGGACGTGCGGGTGCTGGGCGTGGCGGGCGGTTCGCTGCTGCGCGCGAAGACCAAGGGCCGCAAGGGCGTGTACGGCGTGGGGCCACGCAGCGCGCACATCGCCGGTCTGCCGTACGTGTGTTTCCTTACCCCGATGGAACTTGACGGCGCGTCAGCGGAACTGATCGCCCCCCGGGCGGGCGACCCTGCCGACTATCTGGTGCTGCGGTTGGCCGACGGACGGCGGGCAGCATTGACCAACACCTGTGCGGCCAATGCGTTGCAGGTGACGCACCCGGGGGACTACGCCGCGGGCAACGCCGAGGCCGCGGTGGCCGGGTTCACCGCAGCGGGTCGCTTCCTCGGGCTGCCCGGTGCCGAGGTCGCCCTGCGCATGTTGCGCGCGTCCACCGATGCATTGTGCGAATTGGTCACGCAGGTCATCACCGCGCACCACCTCGACTCCCCGGCGCTGGTCGCGGTGGGTGGCGGTGCGGGCGGGCTGGGTCGCGCGGTGGCCCGGGCCATGGCGTTGGATCTGGTGTTGCCCGCGAACGCCGAGGTGATCAGCGCGGTGGGCGATGCGTTGTCGCTGATCCGCGCCGAGCGGGAACGCACGTTCGCCACCGATGATCCCGGCTCGCTGGCCGCCTTGGTCGCCGAAGTGGAGGACGAGGCGGTGCGCGCGGGAGCCGGCGCGGGCAGCCTGGACGTGCGGGTGGAACATCTCGCCGAACGTGGCGCGGTGCGGGTAACCGCCACCGGGTCGGTGGCCCTGCTGTCCGGCGCCATGCCCGGCCGGCCGCCGGCGGACCCCACCGAGGCGGCCGCGGTGGCACTGGACCGCGGGTACCCGCAGGCCCGTCAGGTCGGCCAGTTCTGGGTGTGCCACGGCGGGTCGAGCACCGAGCGGATGGCGGTGCTGGACCAATTCGCCGATCTGGTCATCGACGTGCGGGGTGAGTTGTTGTCCTCCGCCGCGGTGCACGCGCCGGAGCCCGGCGCCGGCGTGGCCGACGTGTTCGCCCGGGGCATCAAGCGGATGGGCCCGGTGACCATCACTCCGGACGTGTGGCTGATCAGCGGCAGCCGGCTGCTGCAGGTGCCGGTGACCGACCCGGCGCAGGTCGCGCCCACCGTGCTCGCACTGTGTCCGCCCGGCGCGGACTTCACCGTGATCGTCGGCAGGGAGTAG
- a CDS encoding FTR1 family protein, producing MTIDRAPRRWAAAGLLLLAALLGLQLAGASTAGAAVSTGVSRSDAIHQLQIVRGSIDRTLALSKEGHAEQAFTEAKDGYLSHFEYVEIPLRVADAGLTARAETKFAEIRGSISSHAPVAEIRSEIIDLRGLIDDAERTLTDTGLSAPSLVFGQAFVIIFREGLEAVLLISVLLGYLEAAKAGRFRKPVLIGMGAAVLATIGTFFLLQGVLQALPFGRELLEAITALLAVVVLFWVSFWLISRMEQKRWLEFLRARVWTAASAGSATALTLVGFTALYREGFETALFYQALAGFGSGLGWYIVAGVLTGAVCLAVVAWVVFRLGRRIPVKVFLSTAVILLMATSVAFLGNAVRALQEADVLALHRWDSWPTAPIFVSQSVGYWPSRETILAQGLLTAIYLMGAVYMFGIRPRRIRRPAPRPIPRSATPTPASTAAPVAGVRFTVLEPSADR from the coding sequence ATGACCATCGACCGCGCACCCCGCCGCTGGGCCGCCGCCGGGCTGCTGCTGCTCGCGGCGCTGCTCGGCCTGCAGCTGGCCGGCGCGAGCACCGCGGGTGCCGCGGTGTCCACCGGCGTGTCCCGGTCCGACGCCATCCACCAGTTGCAGATCGTGCGCGGCTCCATCGACCGCACGCTTGCGCTCAGTAAGGAGGGCCACGCCGAGCAGGCCTTCACCGAGGCCAAGGACGGCTACCTCAGCCACTTCGAGTACGTCGAGATCCCGCTGCGGGTGGCCGACGCCGGACTCACCGCCCGCGCGGAAACCAAGTTCGCCGAGATCCGCGGATCCATTTCCTCGCACGCCCCGGTCGCGGAGATCCGCAGCGAGATCATCGACCTGCGCGGACTCATCGACGACGCCGAACGCACGCTCACCGACACCGGCCTGTCCGCGCCATCGCTGGTCTTCGGCCAGGCCTTCGTGATCATCTTCCGGGAGGGCCTGGAGGCCGTGCTGCTGATCTCGGTGCTGCTGGGGTACCTGGAGGCGGCCAAGGCCGGGCGGTTCCGCAAGCCGGTGCTCATCGGCATGGGCGCCGCGGTGCTGGCCACCATCGGCACGTTCTTCCTGTTGCAGGGCGTGCTGCAGGCCTTGCCGTTCGGCCGGGAACTGCTCGAGGCCATCACCGCGCTGCTGGCGGTGGTGGTGCTGTTCTGGGTTTCGTTCTGGCTGATCTCGCGGATGGAACAGAAGCGCTGGTTGGAGTTCCTGCGCGCCCGGGTGTGGACGGCGGCCTCGGCCGGCTCGGCGACCGCGCTGACGCTGGTCGGCTTCACCGCGCTGTACCGCGAGGGGTTCGAAACCGCGTTGTTCTACCAGGCGTTGGCCGGCTTCGGTTCGGGCCTGGGCTGGTACATCGTGGCCGGGGTCCTTACCGGGGCGGTGTGCCTGGCGGTGGTCGCCTGGGTGGTGTTCCGGCTCGGCCGGCGCATCCCGGTCAAGGTGTTCCTGTCCACCGCGGTGATCCTGCTCATGGCCACCTCGGTGGCCTTCCTCGGCAACGCGGTGCGCGCGCTGCAGGAGGCCGACGTGCTCGCGCTGCACCGGTGGGACAGCTGGCCGACCGCGCCGATCTTCGTGTCCCAGTCGGTGGGCTACTGGCCCAGCCGGGAGACGATCCTCGCTCAGGGCCTGCTCACCGCGATCTACCTGATGGGCGCGGTGTACATGTTCGGCATCCGACCGCGACGGATTCGTCGTCCCGCGCCGCGCCCGATCCCGCGCTCCGCCACGCCCACCCCGGCATCGACCGCGGCGCCGGTGGCCGGCGTGCGGTTCACCGTGCTGGAACCCTCCGCGGACCGCTGA
- the uvrB gene encoding excinuclease ABC subunit UvrB, producing the protein MRIDAERQAKLRRTTRPFEVVSDYSPSGDQPAAIAELTTRINAGERNVVLLGATGTGKSATTAWLVEQVQRPTLVMAPNKTLAAQLANEFRELLPHNAVEYFVSYYDYYQPEAYVPQSDTYIEKDSSVNEEVERLRHSATNSLLTRRDVIVVATVSCIYGLGTPEEYLERMVALSVGDEVERDQLLRQLVTMQYARNDVAFTRGTFRVRGDTLEIFPMYELNALRIEFFGDEVERVMMLHPLTGEVISEPDSVHVFPATHYVAGPERMERAIVGIEAECTERLAQLEKQGKLLEAQRLRMRTQYDVEMMRQVGFCSGIENYSRHIDGREAGSPPHCLLDFFPEDFLMVIDESHVTVPQIGGMYEGDMSRKRTLVDHGFRLPSACDNRPLRWEEFLDRVGQTVFLSATPGPYELSRGDGVVEQIIRPTGLIDPEIVVKPTKGQIDDLLHEIRARAERNERVLVTTLTKKMSEDLTDYLLELGVRVRYLHSEVDTLRRVELLRELRVGVFDVLVGINLLREGLDLPEVSLVSILDADKEGFLRSGTSLIQTIGRAARNVSGQVHMYADTITPSMAKAIDETNRRRAKQVAYNTEHGIDPTPLRKKIGDILDSIAREDADTAELIGGAGRQRSRGKAPVPGLSSRVSADRPGRHAAELAGLPAMDLADLIQQLTDQMHAAAAELAFELAARLRDEISELKRELRGMQEAGGR; encoded by the coding sequence GTGCGGATCGATGCGGAACGTCAGGCCAAGCTGCGGCGGACCACCCGCCCCTTCGAGGTGGTCAGCGATTACTCCCCGTCCGGTGACCAGCCGGCCGCGATAGCCGAGCTGACCACGCGGATCAATGCAGGGGAGCGCAACGTCGTGCTGCTCGGTGCCACCGGTACCGGCAAGTCGGCCACCACCGCCTGGCTGGTCGAGCAGGTGCAGCGCCCGACGTTGGTGATGGCGCCGAACAAGACGCTGGCCGCGCAGCTGGCCAACGAGTTCCGCGAGCTACTGCCGCACAACGCGGTGGAGTACTTCGTCTCCTACTACGACTACTACCAACCCGAGGCCTACGTCCCGCAGTCGGACACCTACATCGAGAAGGACTCCTCGGTGAACGAGGAGGTGGAGCGGCTGCGCCACTCCGCCACCAACTCGCTGCTCACCCGCCGTGATGTGATCGTGGTGGCCACCGTCTCCTGCATTTACGGCCTGGGCACGCCGGAGGAGTACCTGGAACGGATGGTCGCCCTGTCCGTAGGCGACGAGGTCGAGCGGGATCAGCTGCTCCGCCAGCTTGTCACGATGCAGTACGCCCGCAACGACGTCGCATTCACCCGTGGCACGTTCCGGGTGCGCGGGGACACGCTGGAGATCTTCCCGATGTACGAGCTGAACGCGCTGCGCATCGAGTTCTTCGGCGACGAGGTCGAGCGGGTCATGATGCTGCATCCGCTCACCGGCGAGGTCATCTCCGAGCCGGACAGTGTGCACGTGTTCCCGGCCACCCACTACGTGGCCGGGCCCGAGCGCATGGAACGCGCCATCGTCGGCATCGAGGCCGAGTGCACCGAGCGGCTGGCCCAGCTGGAGAAGCAGGGAAAGTTGCTGGAGGCACAGCGGCTGCGCATGCGCACCCAGTACGACGTGGAGATGATGCGTCAGGTTGGGTTCTGCTCCGGCATCGAGAACTATTCCCGACACATCGACGGCCGCGAGGCAGGGTCCCCGCCGCACTGCCTGCTGGACTTCTTCCCCGAGGACTTCCTGATGGTCATCGACGAGTCACATGTGACGGTGCCTCAGATCGGTGGGATGTACGAGGGCGACATGTCCCGCAAGCGCACGCTGGTCGACCACGGCTTCCGGCTGCCCTCGGCCTGCGACAACCGGCCGCTGCGCTGGGAGGAATTTCTCGACCGCGTCGGCCAGACGGTGTTCCTCTCGGCCACGCCCGGACCCTACGAACTCTCCCGCGGGGACGGGGTGGTCGAGCAGATCATCCGGCCCACCGGCCTGATCGACCCGGAGATCGTGGTCAAACCGACGAAAGGTCAGATCGACGACCTGCTGCACGAGATCCGGGCCCGGGCCGAGCGCAACGAACGGGTGCTGGTCACCACGTTGACCAAGAAGATGTCCGAGGATCTGACCGACTATCTGCTCGAGCTCGGCGTGCGGGTGCGCTATCTGCACTCCGAGGTGGACACCCTGCGCCGGGTGGAGTTGCTGCGCGAGTTGCGGGTGGGCGTGTTCGACGTGCTGGTCGGCATCAACCTGCTGCGTGAGGGCCTGGACCTGCCGGAGGTGTCCCTGGTGTCCATCCTGGACGCGGACAAGGAGGGCTTCCTGCGCAGCGGCACCTCGCTGATCCAGACCATCGGTCGCGCGGCCCGCAACGTGTCCGGGCAGGTGCACATGTACGCGGACACCATCACCCCGTCGATGGCGAAGGCCATCGACGAGACCAACCGGCGCCGGGCCAAGCAGGTTGCCTACAACACCGAGCACGGCATCGACCCGACCCCGCTGCGCAAGAAGATCGGCGACATCCTCGACTCGATCGCCCGGGAGGACGCGGACACCGCGGAGCTGATCGGTGGCGCCGGCCGGCAGCGCAGCCGGGGCAAGGCGCCGGTGCCGGGGTTGTCCTCGCGGGTGTCCGCGGATCGGCCGGGTCGCCACGCCGCGGAGCTGGCCGGCCTGCCCGCCATGGACCTCGCCGATCTCATCCAGCAGCTCACCGACCAGATGCACGCCGCGGCCGCCGAACTTGCCTTCGAACTCGCGGCTCGACTGCGCGATGAGATCTCCGAGCTGAAGCGGGAACTGCGTGGCATGCAGGAGGCCGGCGGCCGATAG